A section of the Methanosarcina mazei S-6 genome encodes:
- a CDS encoding chemotaxis protein CheC produces the protein MTDLDKLGEEEMDVLKELGNIGTGHAATSLSKLLNKDVYLSVPKVKVGEIKNLSREFIGEVVAGVIIALQDLEEKKSGYLYIMFPEKSARKIAGDLFGMDELDEEMYASTIMEVGNILSSSFCDASADFMNIILLPSPPSFAVDVPTAVIDSVVSQMAKNTNHIILFETSLSSDSDIEIYLALLPEPCLLDDMMKIMGRL, from the coding sequence ATGACTGATCTGGATAAGCTTGGTGAAGAGGAAATGGATGTTTTGAAGGAACTCGGCAATATCGGAACCGGACACGCTGCAACATCTCTTTCCAAGCTGCTTAATAAAGATGTCTATCTTTCAGTGCCAAAAGTTAAGGTGGGGGAAATAAAAAACCTCTCCCGTGAATTCATTGGCGAAGTTGTTGCCGGAGTGATTATAGCACTTCAGGACCTCGAAGAAAAGAAATCCGGATATCTGTACATCATGTTTCCGGAAAAGTCTGCAAGAAAAATTGCAGGCGATCTTTTCGGAATGGATGAGCTTGATGAAGAGATGTATGCGTCCACGATCATGGAGGTCGGGAATATACTTTCTTCGTCCTTCTGTGATGCGTCAGCTGATTTTATGAACATCATATTACTCCCTTCCCCTCCAAGTTTTGCAGTCGATGTCCCCACTGCAGTCATCGATTCTGTAGTTTCACAGATGGCAAAGAACACCAACCATATTATCCTGTTTGAGACCTCTTTAAGCTCTGATTCGGATATAGAGATTTATCTGGCCCTGCTCCCTGAACCCTGCCTGCTTGATGATATGATGAAGATAATGGGACGATTATGA
- a CDS encoding chemotaxis protein CheD — MSSVFLFISNESGKAIFLISGDVLVKSFCSLSDTCPFQDSCRSCSLLNAAKNYLAGTAPDSRIKTLDGELSAGIGEYKIGKNVLLKVMGLGSCIGVILSDVSTGICGIAHVLLPGASDRGETKYAETAIEKMVEDMVKMGARRSRITAKFAGGAQVFKHMSLDILKIGDRNAISVEETLIKKNIPILAKDVGGEVGRNVIFNPADGSMIVKYTAKGEVLWL; from the coding sequence ATGAGCAGCGTCTTCCTGTTCATTTCGAATGAAAGCGGAAAAGCGATTTTCCTGATCAGCGGGGACGTACTGGTAAAGTCCTTCTGCTCACTTTCGGATACATGCCCATTTCAGGATTCCTGCCGGTCGTGTTCCCTGCTTAATGCTGCAAAAAATTATCTTGCAGGCACTGCGCCAGACTCAAGAATTAAAACCCTGGACGGGGAACTGTCCGCCGGCATAGGGGAATATAAAATCGGAAAAAACGTGCTTTTAAAAGTCATGGGCCTCGGCTCATGCATCGGCGTTATTCTTTCCGATGTTTCTACTGGGATATGCGGGATAGCACATGTACTGCTTCCGGGAGCTTCGGATAGAGGCGAGACCAAGTATGCTGAAACAGCGATAGAAAAAATGGTTGAAGATATGGTTAAAATGGGGGCAAGAAGGAGCAGGATTACTGCAAAATTTGCAGGCGGGGCTCAAGTTTTCAAGCACATGAGCCTTGATATTCTCAAAATAGGCGACAGGAACGCAATCTCTGTTGAAGAAACTCTTATAAAAAAGAATATCCCGATTCTGGCAAAAGATGTCGGAGGGGAAGTTGGCAGGAACGTTATTTTTAATCCTGCGGACGGGAGCATGATTGTTAAATATACTGCTAAAGGGGAAGTACTGTGGTTGTAA
- a CDS encoding CheR family methyltransferase: MVVNIDDDFNFLVRKISKSSGIVLTGYRDSYLRRRIDLRMKAAGVDNYTSYSGLLERDKHEMKEVINTLTVNVTEFMRDRTPFLFFREEILPNIMERKKQCKSNIVRFWSAACSYGEEPYSIAICSKEVLPEEWTVSIYATDIDEKCLKGASQGTYSKEQLKNLDPSLVIKYFEPSGENFKVRDISKLSIRFQKHDLTGEPPISRHFDAVFCRNVMIYFNENQKIKMLKDFYNSLSDGGYLIIGKSETLPVEIRELFAHVSVKEKIFKKV; this comes from the coding sequence GTGGTTGTAAATATTGATGACGACTTCAATTTTCTTGTGCGAAAGATTTCAAAATCTTCCGGTATTGTCCTGACCGGGTACAGGGACAGTTATCTCAGAAGAAGAATTGACCTGAGGATGAAAGCTGCAGGAGTGGACAACTATACGTCTTATAGCGGTCTACTGGAAAGGGATAAGCACGAGATGAAAGAAGTCATAAATACGCTTACAGTAAACGTTACTGAGTTTATGCGGGACAGAACTCCGTTTCTTTTTTTCCGGGAAGAGATCCTGCCGAATATAATGGAAAGAAAAAAGCAGTGTAAAAGCAATATTGTCAGGTTCTGGAGTGCAGCTTGCTCTTACGGGGAAGAGCCTTATTCGATTGCTATCTGTTCAAAAGAGGTCCTGCCTGAAGAATGGACCGTGTCAATTTATGCAACTGATATTGATGAAAAATGCCTGAAAGGTGCTTCACAGGGAACATACAGTAAAGAACAATTAAAAAACCTTGACCCCTCCCTTGTAATTAAGTATTTTGAGCCCTCGGGGGAAAACTTCAAAGTAAGAGATATCAGCAAACTGTCAATAAGGTTCCAGAAGCATGACCTGACAGGCGAACCTCCGATATCAAGGCATTTTGATGCAGTTTTCTGCAGAAATGTTATGATATATTTTAATGAAAACCAGAAAATAAAAATGTTGAAAGATTTCTATAATTCTCTTTCGGATGGCGGCTACCTTATTATTGGCAAATCCGAAACCCTACCCGTTGAAATTAGAGAGCTGTTTGCCCATGTAAGCGTGAAAGAAAAGATTTTCAAAAAGGTTTAA